GCGCTCTATCAGATGGAACTGGCGGGCGAGGGCGTGGAGACGGTGATCACCGAATTCTCCAACTTCCGCTTCGACGCCGACATCGAGGGCGCGCCGCTGGCCGAAGCGGACGAAGCCTATTTCGCCGAAGTGGTGCGTGGCGTGATCGAGAGCCAGCGCGAGATCGACGCCGCCATCACCGCGCGTCTGGCCTCGAACTGGCGACTGGAGCGTGTGGATGCGACCTTGCGGGCGCTGCTGCGCTGCGGCGCCTGGGAGCTGTTGAAGCACCCCGACACGCCGCGCGAGGTCGTGATCGACGAATACGTCGAGCTGGCCAAGGCCTTCTTCGACGACGCTGAGGCGCGCTTCGTCAATGCGGCGCTGGACGGCGTGGCGCGCGATCGCGTCGCGATCAACGGAGCGGCGCGAGACGCCACCGCCTGATGTCGGCCCTGGACGTCGCCGGCGAGTTCGAGACCATCGAGACGCTGCTGGCGCCGCTGGCCCATCCGGAGTGGGGGCGGGGGCTCAAGGATGACGTGGCGGTGCTGCCGTCGCGCCTTGGGCATGATCTCGTCCTGACCAAGGACGCCATGGTCGAGGGCGTCCACTTCCTGCCGGACGATCCGCTGGACACCGTCGCCAAGAAGCTGCTGCGGGTGAACCTGTCCGATCTTGCGGCCAAGGGCGCCGAGCCGTTCGGCTACCTCCTGGCCTGCCATTGGAGCACTCGCTGCGGCTGGCCTGAGCGGGAGCTGTTCGTCCGCGGCCTGGCCGAGGATCAGGCGTGGTTCGGCGTGCATCTGCTGGGCGGCGACACTGTCACTACGCCCGGGCCGCTGTCTCTTTCGCTGACGGCGCTGGGCTGGATCCCTGCAGGGCGGACGGTGTCGCGGTCGGGCGCGCAGCCCGGCCACCTGGTGTTCGTCACGGGCGTCATCGGCGACGGCTGGCTTGGACTAAAGGCGGCGCGGGGCGAGTTGAAGCTGGGACCTGATCGCACCGCCGCGTTGGTGAACCACTATCGCACACCCGCGCCCTGTCTGGACTTCGCCAGCGTTGTACGCGACTTCGCCAGCGCCTCGGCCGACGTGTCGGACGGGCTGATCGCGGACCTGGAACACATCGCCAAGGCGAGCGGCGTCCGCATCCGCGTTGATCTGGAGGTCCTGCCGACATCGGCGGCGGCGCAGGCCTGGCTCGGTGAGCGTGTGGACGGGGTGGCGGCGCTGAGGGATCTGGCCACCGGAGGCGACGACTACGAGATCGTGTTCACGGCCCATCCTCGGCATGAGGAGACGCTGAGACGGCTGGCCGAGGGTAAGCTCGTGCGGCTGACGCGGATCGGACGTGTCGAAGCGGGCGCGGGCGTCGAGGTCCGGCACCAGGACGCGCCGGTGGCGATCGCCTCGGCCGGGTGGAGCCACCGCTAGCAACGGAATCTCAACGGCGCGCCGTCAGGATCGCGCCATGGACCGCAGACAGATGATCGCCGCCGGAACCGTCGCCCTGGCCACAGGCGCCGCCTCCACAAGCGAGGCGTCCTCCTCGGGCGGGAGTTCGCCCGCGCCCGCAATGAGCATCTCCGGCGTGGGTCTGCCGGTGATCGAGGGCGGGCGGCTGAGGAACTATGTGTTCGTGTCGCTGCGCCTGCACCTGGGCGCCGGCAAGACTCCGGAACAGATGAAGAGCAAGGAACCCTTCCTGCGCGACGCCCTGGTCAAGGCCGCGCATCGGGCGCCGTTCAGCGTGCCCGGAGACTGGACGCGCCTGAACGAGCGGGCGCTGTCCGCCAGCCTGATCGCCGCCGCCGGCGCCATCGCCGGTCGGGGTTCGGTTACGCGCGTGGAGGTGGTTGCCCAGAACCCGCGCCGTCGCACGGGCATGCCGACGGCCTGATCACGTCCTAGTCGGGGCGACGCTGACCCGGGACGTCCTCGTCCGTGCGCGGCAGCTGACCACGGCCCACGTTGCCCAGCAGCTGCTCGAGCACCGACAGCGAACGGCCGCGCGTCGGCGTCTCGCGATCGTTCATCGCGATCTCCTGGCCGTCTTCCAGGCCAAGCGTGCGCACCGCCGCGACCTTGCCGTCGGCCTCGTTGAAGGTGATCTCGGTCACGGTGCGGCGCGAGATGGTCGGACGGTTGTAGGTGTAACGCTCGGTCGTCTGGCTGATGTAGTACCAGA
The genomic region above belongs to Brevundimonas sp. PAMC22021 and contains:
- the thiL gene encoding thiamine-phosphate kinase; the protein is MSALDVAGEFETIETLLAPLAHPEWGRGLKDDVAVLPSRLGHDLVLTKDAMVEGVHFLPDDPLDTVAKKLLRVNLSDLAAKGAEPFGYLLACHWSTRCGWPERELFVRGLAEDQAWFGVHLLGGDTVTTPGPLSLSLTALGWIPAGRTVSRSGAQPGHLVFVTGVIGDGWLGLKAARGELKLGPDRTAALVNHYRTPAPCLDFASVVRDFASASADVSDGLIADLEHIAKASGVRIRVDLEVLPTSAAAQAWLGERVDGVAALRDLATGGDDYEIVFTAHPRHEETLRRLAEGKLVRLTRIGRVEAGAGVEVRHQDAPVAIASAGWSHR
- a CDS encoding outer membrane protein assembly factor BamE → MSRLKALVVASALAGLSAACAPTIGSNGFQAIDKKPADIVAGTDTKETVLAQLGSPSTTSTFEPDQVWYYISQTTERYTYNRPTISRRTVTEITFNEADGKVAAVRTLGLEDGQEIAMNDRETPTRGRSLSVLEQLLGNVGRGQLPRTDEDVPGQRRPD
- the nusB gene encoding transcription antitermination factor NusB, encoding MSEPNSIQSVLQQLAEAERQRAEPQLSSRQRRARTVSRLAAVQALYQMELAGEGVETVITEFSNFRFDADIEGAPLAEADEAYFAEVVRGVIESQREIDAAITARLASNWRLERVDATLRALLRCGAWELLKHPDTPREVVIDEYVELAKAFFDDAEARFVNAALDGVARDRVAINGAARDATA